In Pyxidicoccus trucidator, a single genomic region encodes these proteins:
- a CDS encoding ligand-binding sensor domain-containing protein: MSIALAVVTAASLATTVTNTETVHDLESFSGHVIACTEGGLELFTPSGMPVHVLTVEDGLPSHFCRALEPAGDQLFVATDEGVVSLDFRFQVRPVLDARWHTLPAADGASADAYVARLGQLAAALPQGSTYTALSPRFAGTADGYVRELGTARMWPVPGPVRMLAEEHRGLKVGTSEGAFFIDAGGKLASAGDVPVGPLAYARTDGLFILGSQGDVSAWDGELRVGASTRTAGLPVGATSMSVSPDGSTWVGTRDSGVHLRSKAGWRRVTPTGQLCGNHVTALTRHKGRLVVGTFDRGVCWQRDDGRWQSFRTPALPSNQVLGISSDGARLYVATTYGLGLYDGKVWTQLAFGGRNPVGLGKLSVLAAARLDTGVALVDGRGASVVAEGGQTLSLVERLPLPEGWSEHPSVADGAGRFLWVASEDRGLLRWDGARWQRFHDGRDLTDNWVTALSTDAEGRAVAGTCQDGFNYFDGSKWTRVGAAQGLPSRAIVATALVPGGALIGTLLGAAHYDAASGTVRPLPRLADPRVYAILVEGDSTLFGTEGGLSWLGRDAT; this comes from the coding sequence ATGTCCATTGCCCTCGCTGTCGTCACCGCCGCGTCCCTGGCCACCACCGTCACCAACACCGAGACGGTGCATGACCTGGAGTCCTTCTCCGGCCACGTCATCGCCTGCACCGAGGGGGGCCTGGAGCTGTTCACCCCCTCGGGCATGCCCGTCCATGTGCTCACCGTCGAGGACGGGCTGCCCAGCCACTTCTGCCGCGCGCTGGAGCCCGCCGGAGACCAGCTCTTCGTCGCCACGGACGAAGGGGTTGTCTCGCTCGATTTCCGCTTCCAGGTGCGGCCCGTGCTCGACGCGCGGTGGCACACGCTGCCTGCCGCGGACGGCGCGAGCGCTGACGCGTACGTGGCCCGGCTCGGCCAGCTTGCGGCGGCGCTCCCCCAAGGCTCCACGTACACCGCGCTGTCCCCGCGCTTCGCGGGCACGGCGGATGGGTACGTGCGGGAGCTGGGCACGGCGCGGATGTGGCCGGTCCCCGGGCCCGTGCGGATGCTCGCCGAGGAGCACCGGGGCCTGAAGGTGGGGACCAGCGAGGGCGCGTTCTTCATCGACGCCGGTGGGAAGCTGGCCTCCGCGGGCGACGTGCCCGTGGGGCCACTGGCCTATGCGCGCACCGACGGACTGTTCATCCTGGGCTCACAGGGAGATGTGAGCGCGTGGGACGGGGAGCTTCGCGTGGGCGCTTCCACGCGGACCGCCGGGCTGCCCGTGGGTGCCACGTCGATGAGCGTCTCTCCGGACGGCTCCACCTGGGTGGGGACCCGCGACTCGGGAGTGCACCTGCGCTCGAAGGCGGGCTGGCGCCGGGTGACACCGACGGGCCAGCTCTGCGGCAACCATGTCACCGCGCTCACCCGCCACAAGGGGCGGCTCGTCGTGGGGACCTTCGACCGGGGCGTGTGCTGGCAGCGCGATGACGGCCGCTGGCAGTCCTTCCGCACGCCCGCGCTCCCCAGCAACCAGGTGCTCGGCATCAGCAGTGACGGAGCGCGACTCTACGTGGCCACCACCTACGGGCTGGGCCTGTACGACGGGAAGGTGTGGACGCAGCTGGCGTTCGGCGGCCGGAACCCGGTGGGGCTGGGCAAGCTCTCGGTGCTCGCGGCGGCCCGGCTCGACACGGGCGTGGCGCTCGTGGACGGGCGTGGTGCCTCCGTCGTCGCGGAGGGTGGACAGACGCTCTCACTGGTGGAGCGACTGCCGCTGCCGGAGGGCTGGAGCGAGCACCCCTCCGTGGCGGATGGCGCCGGCCGCTTCCTGTGGGTGGCCAGCGAGGACCGGGGCCTGCTGCGCTGGGACGGCGCGCGGTGGCAGCGCTTCCATGACGGGCGCGACCTCACGGACAACTGGGTGACGGCGCTCTCCACCGACGCCGAGGGCCGCGCCGTCGCCGGCACCTGCCAGGACGGGTTCAACTACTTCGATGGCTCGAAGTGGACGCGGGTGGGCGCGGCGCAAGGACTGCCCTCTCGCGCCATCGTCGCCACGGCGCTCGTGCCCGGGGGCGCGCTCATCGGCACGCTGCTCGGCGCCGCGCACTACGACGCCGCGAGCGGCACCGTGCGGCCACTTCCCCGGCTCGCGGATCCGCGCGTCTATGCCATCCTCGTGGAAGGTGACTCCACCCTCTTCGGAACCGAGGGCGGGCTGTCGTGGCTGGGAAGGGACGCTACATGA
- a CDS encoding peptide-N4-asparagine amidase translates to MKRLSAVLAVAGLALCAVPPAFAAEPPPEFGTDWDDPRTAAPPVERPATPSCTVQIVNEQFDDFTPYTGTFTPPADCPGPWHQVVLRLEGKVQGVQYDRLGHLEVGGVTLFKTSTPEPSREGIAWSVEKDVTAYAPLLARPQPVWMLIGNVVNDTYTGVLDVQVYLTFYPAKGRYKPADTASDVLPLTNPRREGSAQLGEVTVPRNTERLVAEVYATGSGGGCEEFWYITAPTVVPYSCPADAGPYREVQIEVDGRVAGIAMPFPHVYTGGWSNPFLWYVLPAPRAFDIRPIRYDLTPFVGLLTDGQPHQLTVRVLGVPEGRPGWDLPTNVLVWRDARASQVTGGLLVHQVGPVANVSTHTLVDGWHQVDTQGSHHLRVSGYLRTSHGRVVTTVEQSVSNSSMHRWLGDAENPDGLTATWNDTSTVTVHGRGLFPTVDRSEKRFVLDGLISLTPENRLTTTITVNDAEDTRTKWGPFTLAHRKFSDVYTGEAAYNLGVPRPQRNAVGTSTHRYTLTGDHGACYDRSISTRNGFVTADVQRCD, encoded by the coding sequence AGTTCGGCACCGATTGGGACGACCCGCGCACCGCCGCGCCCCCGGTGGAGCGGCCCGCGACGCCTTCGTGCACCGTCCAGATCGTCAACGAGCAGTTCGATGACTTCACGCCCTACACCGGCACCTTCACCCCGCCCGCGGACTGCCCCGGTCCCTGGCATCAGGTGGTGCTGCGCCTGGAAGGCAAGGTGCAGGGCGTGCAGTACGACCGGCTCGGGCACCTGGAGGTGGGTGGCGTCACCCTCTTCAAGACGTCCACGCCCGAGCCTTCCCGTGAGGGCATTGCCTGGTCCGTGGAGAAGGACGTCACCGCCTACGCGCCCCTGCTGGCCCGGCCCCAGCCCGTCTGGATGCTGATTGGCAACGTGGTCAACGACACGTACACCGGCGTGCTGGACGTGCAGGTCTACCTGACCTTCTACCCGGCGAAGGGCCGCTACAAGCCCGCCGACACGGCGAGCGACGTGCTCCCGCTGACCAACCCGCGCCGCGAGGGCAGCGCACAGCTTGGCGAAGTGACGGTGCCCCGGAACACCGAGCGGCTCGTCGCCGAGGTGTACGCGACGGGCTCGGGCGGAGGCTGCGAGGAGTTCTGGTACATCACCGCGCCCACCGTGGTGCCGTACTCGTGCCCCGCCGACGCGGGCCCGTACCGCGAGGTCCAGATTGAAGTGGACGGCAGGGTGGCTGGTATCGCCATGCCCTTCCCGCACGTCTACACGGGCGGCTGGTCCAACCCGTTCCTCTGGTACGTGCTGCCGGCGCCGCGCGCCTTCGACATCCGCCCCATCCGCTATGACCTCACGCCGTTCGTCGGCCTGCTGACCGACGGCCAGCCGCACCAGCTCACGGTGCGGGTGCTCGGTGTCCCGGAGGGACGCCCTGGCTGGGACCTGCCCACCAACGTGCTTGTCTGGCGGGACGCGCGCGCCTCGCAAGTCACGGGCGGCCTGCTCGTGCACCAGGTGGGGCCGGTGGCCAATGTGTCGACGCACACGCTGGTGGACGGCTGGCACCAGGTGGACACGCAGGGCAGCCATCACCTGCGCGTCTCCGGCTACCTGCGGACCTCGCACGGGAGGGTGGTGACCACCGTGGAGCAGTCCGTGTCCAACTCGAGCATGCACCGCTGGCTGGGCGACGCGGAGAACCCGGATGGGCTCACCGCCACCTGGAATGACACCAGCACCGTCACGGTCCACGGCCGGGGGCTCTTCCCGACGGTGGACCGGTCCGAGAAGCGCTTCGTGCTCGACGGGCTCATCAGCCTGACGCCGGAGAACCGGCTCACCACGACCATCACCGTCAACGACGCGGAGGACACGCGCACGAAGTGGGGACCGTTCACCCTGGCGCATCGGAAATTCAGCGATGTCTACACCGGCGAGGCCGCCTACAACCTGGGCGTGCCACGCCCGCAGCGGAACGCGGTGGGGACCTCCACCCATCGCTACACGCTGACCGGGGACCACGGCGCCTGCTACGACCGGAGCATCTCCACCCGGAACGGCTTCGTCACCGCGGACGTCCAGCGCTGCGACTGA